In Saccharolobus solfataricus, a genomic segment contains:
- a CDS encoding VIT1/CCC1 transporter family protein, whose product MRKLENIILKNYEEELFDHEVYSKLAEVERDPELKKTLFKLAEMEKKHSEFWREIAEKRGLKVKGKLSTLNKIKVDFYSLLRKILGLDITIKVLESSEEDDIEKYRKLSEMEMFSSEEKQRLKDIMVDEAVHEKVLGNVEAKSVGDFVYGISDGLVEVLAAVSGLSGAISSPLFVAVGGLIVGVSGTLSMAIGAYLSTKSEKDVKIQERKRLELEKNVDQHSVQLRLVNFFTELGVNLNLAKKVSLSLVNVAEDILYPEVKENPVKSALITGLSYITGAIIPILPYLIGLSGLTGLITSYIVAGLSTFIVGSIIGILSGISPFKKGIQMASLALLAALGTHGLGYLASRFLNVSI is encoded by the coding sequence GTGAGAAAGTTGGAGAATATTATACTTAAGAATTACGAAGAAGAACTATTTGACCATGAAGTTTACAGTAAGTTAGCAGAAGTAGAGAGAGATCCAGAGTTGAAGAAGACACTCTTTAAGTTAGCAGAAATGGAGAAAAAACATTCGGAATTTTGGAGAGAGATTGCAGAGAAGAGAGGACTTAAAGTTAAAGGAAAATTATCCACATTAAATAAAATCAAGGTGGACTTTTACAGTTTGTTACGAAAAATTTTGGGTTTAGATATTACTATTAAAGTCCTAGAGAGTAGTGAGGAAGATGATATAGAGAAGTATAGAAAATTGTCAGAAATGGAAATGTTCTCGTCTGAGGAGAAACAAAGGTTAAAGGATATCATGGTAGACGAGGCAGTACACGAAAAAGTTTTAGGGAATGTTGAAGCCAAGAGCGTAGGTGATTTTGTATATGGTATAAGTGACGGTCTAGTAGAGGTTCTGGCTGCAGTGTCGGGATTATCTGGGGCTATATCTTCACCGCTGTTTGTTGCCGTAGGAGGATTGATAGTAGGAGTATCTGGAACGCTTTCAATGGCAATAGGTGCGTACCTATCTACTAAGTCAGAAAAAGATGTAAAGATCCAAGAAAGAAAAAGATTAGAGTTAGAGAAGAATGTTGATCAGCACTCAGTTCAATTAAGGCTAGTTAATTTCTTCACAGAACTTGGAGTAAATCTAAATCTAGCTAAGAAGGTTTCGTTAAGTTTAGTAAACGTTGCTGAAGATATTCTATACCCGGAAGTTAAAGAAAATCCAGTTAAGAGCGCCTTGATTACCGGTTTGTCATATATTACTGGAGCCATAATACCCATATTGCCATATTTAATTGGTCTATCTGGGCTTACTGGTCTGATTACATCATATATAGTTGCAGGATTATCTACGTTTATAGTGGGTTCTATTATAGGAATATTAAGTGGAATAAGTCCATTTAAGAAAGGTATCCAAATGGCTTCTTTAGCACTGCTAGCAGCTTTAGGTACTCATGGTTTAGGATATTTAGCGTCAAGGTTTCTAAATGTTAGCATCTGA
- a CDS encoding IS5-like element ISC1234 family transposase, which translates to MGVEGSTMARTLRHIPNLMYYPLPPIEDMPWREKWLTEIKPVLDAMDLERVLGEGALVYLKLLIVMVLYSCSYRDAVKMVNVNVVVAWFVGRKVGKSTLHDFVGRLYGVRKKLLEISFKLEEKCLPSYLPASAHLVDFMAWLVDSFLLDLPPGKRSVETFREKAELERREGNLERARKLLSLGRTKRRFEGRWTKKRGVSHYGLKAIAVISVSLFVRSITVKPANFSDKRFKSPLKGIKIADRGFSPSPTQLIAREKPFTTLRAHVEFFGTYLNAFWRPYGTTTWRNDVFLHVLGVIYNIKMFLAIQRRTPPGRRAVQL; encoded by the coding sequence ATGGGAGTAGAGGGTAGTACCATGGCAAGAACATTAAGACACATACCAAACCTGATGTACTACCCTCTTCCCCCAATAGAGGATATGCCGTGGAGGGAAAAATGGTTAACGGAGATCAAGCCCGTGCTGGACGCCATGGATTTGGAGAGGGTTCTGGGCGAGGGCGCGCTGGTTTACTTGAAGTTGTTAATCGTCATGGTGCTCTACTCTTGCTCCTATAGGGACGCGGTGAAAATGGTTAACGTGAACGTGGTCGTGGCCTGGTTCGTGGGGAGGAAGGTGGGGAAGAGCACGCTGCACGACTTCGTGGGCAGGTTGTACGGGGTGAGGAAGAAGTTGTTGGAGATTTCCTTCAAGCTTGAGGAGAAGTGCCTACCCAGTTACCTCCCTGCGAGCGCGCATCTCGTGGACTTCATGGCGTGGCTAGTGGACTCCTTCCTACTGGACTTACCTCCTGGGAAGAGGAGTGTGGAGACCTTTCGGGAGAAGGCGGAGCTGGAGAGGAGGGAAGGTAACCTGGAGAGGGCCAGGAAGCTGCTCTCCCTGGGGAGAACCAAGAGGAGGTTCGAGGGAAGGTGGACCAAGAAGAGAGGGGTCTCGCACTACGGGCTCAAGGCCATAGCCGTGATCTCCGTCTCCCTCTTCGTGAGGTCCATCACGGTGAAGCCGGCCAACTTCTCGGACAAGAGGTTCAAGTCACCGCTCAAGGGGATTAAGATCGCGGACAGGGGATTCTCTCCCTCCCCGACACAGCTCATAGCGCGGGAGAAGCCCTTCACTACCCTGAGGGCCCACGTGGAGTTCTTCGGCACCTACCTGAACGCGTTCTGGAGGCCCTACGGGACCACGACCTGGAGGAACGACGTCTTCCTTCACGTCCTGGGAGTGATCTACAACATCAAGATGTTCCTCGCGATCCAACGGAGGACTCCTCCAGGACGTAGAGCCGTTCAGCTCTGA